The nucleotide sequence aatataataaaaaataacataataacaaacacaacaacaaaaacattaaaaaaatatatatataccaaacagaaacactttacttaatacatttattaatatatcgtgatatccatgatatggcaaaatccatatcatggcACAACGCAATACCGGTATTTGCGTTCATACCGGTATACCGCCCACCCCTACAATGGATAACAGTTcaaatgtttattaccaacaagcaaaTTGCACAAATTTGTTGAAAAAAAAGCCTCTCCAAGATGGCTTTTAAGTAGACAGAGTAAATGAAGATGaccataacattgtgttctTTGTTCAGTATCTTTTATCTTGCAATAGACTATCATCTCCTCATTTTGTTCATCCTTGTTCTCTAGGTGGTGTACATGATATGGAATGCTGTAAACGACCCCCTATTTGGCTACCTCCAAGACAACTCCCGCGTGGCCTGTTGTTCTCGACGACGGCTCTCCATACTCTATGGTGCTCCCTTCTATGCCCTGGCCTTCCTGTTGGCCTGGTTCCCATGGCGATTGTATACCTCAGGTGATTGGCTCAGTGGCCTACACCTGGTGGTGACGCTGTGCGCTTTTGATGGCATGCTGACTTTTGTCCTATTGGCTCAGTGTGCTCTTTTTGCAGAGATCTCGAGTCACCACCAGAGTCGTCTCAGACTCATCAAGTACAACCAGGTGGGAATTGAAGGACCTGCAGAAGGATTTATGGGTAGTTGTTTCTACAAGTGATGACTTGTAGAGGTTATATGGaaccttggggggggggaatcaaaaATCAATTTAGGTCTAATGTGTTTGTGCTTTCCTTCCTCTTGTACCCTTGTTCTATCTATAATGTTTCCTCAACTGCTGTCCACCCAGGTGGCATCTCTTGTGGGTTCCTCCAGTGTTCTGTTCTGTGGCCTTGTCTCCAGCAACATGGACTACTTTCCAGCCTTCCAAGGCTTCACCGTCCTGGTAGCAGTCCTAGCCTGTGGCTGCATGATGTACACAGGCGTCCACAGTGAGAGTCGCTTCGAGGGCAAAGGCTCTACTTTTGGGTCATCGGGGTCAGATGACCAGAGCCCAAGCCAATCAGCACTTTCCTTCTCCGCAGTAACCTCTATGACCTGGCAAATTCTAGGCAATAGGGACTTCCAGCTGTTTGTGCTCATGAACTTCTTCCAAGTCTTCATGCTAGCCTTCTGTAATAACTTCACCATGATTTTTGCCGAGCATCTCATCCCTCCTGATGTTCTGCCTTCGCTAGCTAAAAGCTTCATGTATGGGGCTGGATTCATCTGCCCACAGGTACTGAACCAGACAGCCTGGGTGTGAATAGACACTGGGAACTGGGCACTGGGGCAGTGAAAATACCTTCAAAATGTGTAGGGCAAAATGTTACGAATGTGTCCAACCAAAAATATCTACATGTTCTAGAGATTGTAATTATCACACAAAAATAACAATTTAAGGCTTTTAACTTACTTGGGAATATTGACAAatccagtccagtccagttcATGGCAAGATGTGCCATCTTGCCATGAACAACAAAAGTATTGCGAGGGTAAACAATAGGAATCATTGACTAATATAGTATACATTTTGGGGGCGATCAATTTGAATATCTAAAAGTGACTGTTGTGATTTAGCAGTTTGCACCCTGACAATGTTAACACCAAACATAGGAAGTACGCTAATATCAGTTTTCCTATGTCAGATGTTGGTGCTGAGCAGTCAGAGTCTGCTCCACAGCCTTGGATACTACAAGATCATCCTGTGTACCTTCTACATAGAGGCCGGCATGGCTGTGCTCATGCTGTTGCTGGGTCCTCACCATTACTATATCCTAGCACTCTTCCTTACCACTAACATGTGAGTATTCAGTAATTTGCGTCGGTAGCTTATACAGTAAGAAACTGCCTTTTCTTCAGTAGTTAGCTTATCCAGTATTGTTGGGCATAAAGGACCCAACATGGGAGTTGACTGTACATTGAGTGACCATGTGAATGTCACCAAATGTGACTGCCAGTGTTATCAACAGACATTTATGGTAATTAATTGTGTGCATTCAAATATGTATCGTATTTGCTTTCGTATGACAGGGTCATTATACAGGCAGCTTTCAGTCTCTTCAACCTCCCTCTGGCAGACATCATCGACTCAGACCTGCATCAACACAAACGCAGGTGAACAAGTTAGCACTGTGGTCTCTTGTGCGATTTGTAAAGTGTTAACACTGGTAAAAGTTATTTAAATATGATTAAATCCTGTGATGTCTCTCATTCTGTTTCTCATTCAGCTCCCCACTCTCCTCAATGGTGTTTGGGACCAATGCTCTGTTCACCAAGCCAGCCCAATCTCTGGCCCCTATGATGGTGGTCACCATTCTAAACCAGTTTGGTTATGAGGAGCTAAAGGAGGCTGGGAGCAGAGCAAGTCCTGGGTAAAATAAAAACTTCTTGTTAACATAACATGTTCTTGGTTTGCTCTGATGTTCATCCAATGGTCAAATGTGTCTTGCTTTAACTTGTGTCTGGGTTAAAGGACGACAATGTGCGAGATGGTTgaatcaataataataattaatatagctgcaagcagcaatgaaggggccaGGCAGCATTTGATATGGATTTTCAGTAGCTAAAAAAGCAAAGCAAAACCTTTAATAAAATATTTGCTTTTTTTAAATCGCATTGTACTTTTTGGCAATGCGGTGGCGGTACCCCGAAACTTTTGATTACCTTCATTGCATTGCACAAAAGACATATTCCGAGTTTCGTAGCGATGAGCCGATGCGTTCAGTAAATATGTCATTTTAGGACAACATTCGAAATGGCCGACGTCGGAAAGCGTAATATTTTACGACTTGGTGTGCTGCAAAGAATCAGAAGAGTCCGATcttttgattttgggtcaaaccGTTCAGAATTTATGATGCAAGAAAGCCGATGcgttatatctacaaagcacaataaatcagactcttcttgagtataaatcccctgagaacGAAACATTATCgttaccattatgattatactgctagacagctactgtggtttACATGGCTTCGCTAAACAGATACTCCGGTATCGCGACATGCTTGATGAATGTGGCTGGATTTGATCCTACGACCTTGTGTTGCAAAGGATGTCTTATCcgagtgagctattctcactgaTGGGAGTTGCTATGTTCGGTTACTGTATTAAAAAAGTAAGCCGTTCCTCCTGTGGCGAGCGCAGATTTGACCCCagtataaacagctgtaattcagtcatattttgtcatatcaaggtgattgtggtaggaAGAAGATTAAATGACATGCTTGTGATGACATTTCCAAGGTTTCGTCTCCATACAGTAAACCGTTGCAGAGTCAAGGCCTCATGTCCGTTTTGGCGTGCTCTGTCAAAATCGTTTGCACGTTATTCGTGAACGGTTTGACTTATCGATAATAATCTAAAGATTTTTTGTCGGCatagtctgaagatgatctgttacgattttcatgaaaatcagAGCAACAGCCTAGGAGGAGTTGGAAAAAGTTGGCTTTTCATATAATACAAATGACGGTAAAACTGTCATGACGACAATGACGTCATAGGGTCCAGTCGGATCGTCTGCATCTAAGGAATCCAATAATAcctcacttaacccttgtgctgccttcgggtcacatgacccaaaggttcataagaGCCATCATTGTGtgtacccaattttacccaatacaaaaacaaataaaaatacttttcttttaaccttcgcaatgtagggggtctgagacagcccatctattaaaagaaaatgcttcactttgtttttgtatgcggtaaagttctCGCAATatgatggtgggtcacaatgactgatgggtcagaatgacctgaagataacacatGGGTTAAGAATTTTTTTATTACTATTCTAAAGTTATGGTCGTAAACAcacctccaactttgacccctTGGTGGCGCTATAGTGTTTCAGTGATCGATATGAAACTTGGTGACAATAATCAGGAGACCGTTCCCAatcagtgtgccaaatttcaaaatTTCGCACCAATCGGTTCtatgggctgccatagactcctagtcctaagtataataataattttaaaaaACTAACAATTCCAATAGGTGCCACTTGgccactaataataataataaaactaaaactaacaaaaacaatcggTGCCACTGCAGCTTtgctgctgcttggcccctaataataataataataataatttaaaaactaacaaaaacaacaggtgcctaaatatagctgcgggttcctcctcaacattgcaaaccatttcaGGCCACATATATACATTGTATatatgtggcctacacatcaaaccaaATTcttagtcaattggagtcatggttcttAAGATATTTGTAAGTctaaaatgttcaccgtacatggtggactgtgtgGGTCACCACTAAATGGTTTTCCATGATAagtaaggcatgtatagtttccgacattttagactgatggggtggaaatgccatcactttgataATTGACAATAGGGGCGTGGCCGTAGTGCCAcatatgggtaatggtgggccatttgtggtgtggtagttactcatggcctatactatcaaggTTTCAGGATTTGtgtttaccattgcatacaaaataggAAATGCAATTACCCCAAGGTCCACAAAGGCCTATGCTAAAAACCATGAagtgagtgggggcttggtaagcccacaatttcctgaaatgtgtgtgcgtctcgccaagcttgcgcatgTGTCAAGGGGAAGGCTGCGTcttaccccttttccaccaacgcaTTTTGGGTGCCGGTTCGGAGCCGGTGTTTTATCGCAAACCAGTTATTTCTCTTTCGACAGACTGAGAACCGGAAAAGTGGTTCGTAAGTGGTTCGTACGTGGTTCGCAAATAGCACCACTTCGAGGCTGGGCTAGATTGGGAACCAAGTAAGAACTGCTTGGGGCGGGCTTGGTCACGGTAACCGCCATTGCTCTAAGTTTTtaaaattcatatttcagctaaacggtacttgtaaatcagcatctgaattaaaatgtaacgAGAAGTGGGCAGTGTTGTTGCTGAAAATTTGctgattttattgatgaaactgctAATTTGAAAATTccttcgataacctagctagcatcgcagtgcagtgcagacactagttgctgcattttatcataatcctatcaaatgagtgaaatgacaaacacaaatgttatgagctattgagcctatatttaacacaaatgtaatacacaagcactatacagcaaaagtttataaaatgttgcgctgataaggccagtgttgtcatactgctgcgagtccagggtattgcgcaatagccaagaaaacacgCATCTTAACTTCGCGTTCTTAgtgttcttcggattgataaacagcctttacAGTTGCTGGGAAAAatgagacgtatacagtgacgtaatgatgtggctctgtggtggctctagcccgtggaaaagcaaaccggttcttagAAAGCTCCGTTCTTGAACCAGCTCCGAACTggctctagcaccagctccgaactagctcccggttcactttggtggaaagggggtatctgtgagaatttggagcgtgCGAGCGCTGAGGAgcaaggggagacatttcattggaaatatccctagcaattagccaagcatgcatatttcaaatactcacaataaatctactttttatcttacattcaactttttgtcagatttgtgtactaaacattctcaagagtcttcatatgaatttgtgattgaatcagagttttacCATCAGTTTTGGACCGGCGGATgtttaaagcattattttagcattagcgatAAATTAGATGTCCTTTATTTcaagatatgaagttgcctttggaCATGGGAACATGTTGCAGTGTCTTCCTCGTATGTGGAACAGATCAATTCCCTAGGTCAATGTGGCACTTATTTATGGACACATGAAATATGTGCAACAGGTGTAAAGTTTTAGTAAATGTTAATAATTTGGCAATCCTGTAATAAATTCCTTATTGGTTCCCAAACTATAGAAATACATGTAACCTACACACGTAGAGCTCAGAATTGAGTCGATCGGACTTGCGGTTCATGAGAAGAATTTTGTAGTTTTGGACAAATCTTTATTGtagagaaaaatccaatatggcggccgttataggttcttgaggcttttttatTCCTCATGgtaaataaggcatatgtaatgaatttcagaattttgggacaaatgggatgcaaatgtcatcactttgaaaattgacatattagggcgtggcctgtagcgccaccgaTTGTCCCACATGgaccatgtttggtatggtagttactaatgctctgcagtttcaacatgccaaatttcacaactttttacagtACTGGTCtcggggctgccattgactcccattgcacaagaaaaaagccaacaataacaataggttcccttcctaccagaggaaccctaataagactttatttatatagcacatttcataaaaGAATTGCAGCttaaggtgctttacataaaatcaataaaaacaataatacaagtaataaaagtaatGAAACCCTTCTGAACACAGGCTGCAGTCTTTGCGGAATCTCGAGCCACAGCCTTTGCGGTATCgcaagccacagtctttgtggtttcccaatataaattaaatgtaattcaacaaaaacacaagctgcagtctttgcgggaatgaaaatcaataaaaactatAATAAaagtaaatatagctgcaagcagtgatgcgggttcctccgcgaaatcgcaaaatattataaacatgtacactgtagaagatcgagacttggacaacaagagagcataactacttcatgtttggccaacaacaataggctgaatggggatttgaactatttttactaatgttttgttagcgattgaatggtaatgcaagctagctaaaaacaatgttagttagctaacctaaactggttttcatagcaacagaaatcaacaaatcagatcagtcgaaacTTTATTcagggatggcgggaacattaaaagtgtagggtacagtaaaagtgaaatggaacgcgtctttctgccttgaagctgcgtgcgcatcatcatcaagaccccatctatatgtaaagataacatccaagctaacaatttcgccaaatctgactgcagctttgtatgccatatgtactgtgttatggttgtttgagttaaacaacttgctaaatgaattaaatgtctgttaaatgtcaaatccaactataaatctataaaagagagagttccaatcaaatctaaATTCTGTgtgagtagaattgagtgaaatacagtcACTGCCCGTGAGCCAACCAAGTctaactctgaggctaacgtcaaaacaatgcactctcactcaaattgcaagttttccactaatcacaaaaataataggaccatctggctaaaagcacaattcccacatctcttgaGTCTGCCCTGCACTTTTTGGGGGTGGAATTTACAGAACTGTAAATAAAATGGTAAACATgatgcaaccaaaacatggctgccgcctaagcctatctCCCTGGCGTCCAAACtcactccaattacaaagacttttacgacccaaatcaaaattctgagcctacaggtctgtggggaattgctttttctccgaaaggctgccctcctcaaccttttgggTGAAGAATTCTccgagatgcaaaatgttgactaattataaacacaaaggggaaaagctagctacttttcgagttcggttttccgtcacttcaaactcacgatctcaaggtctaaaagtgctcaaaccttcaccataattcaagagtagtgtactttcacaaacccaatcattgattctatcttaaaatgtgtaaagatAGGACTTACCCAACGTgtctgcctccaacacggctatcaggcgactccagttgaaaacaacaatgccgccgaaattttttttttattcataatggcaagctgcgattggaagcgaaatgaaacaggagctaaaaaccgagggtgggggcttggtcaacacACAATTttcagaaagcatgtgtgtgtgtgtgtgtatcgccaAGCTCGCTcgtgtgtcaaggggcaggatgagtgtgcGTGCACTGTGGAGCCATTCAAtagaattcaatcatatattgacatatcaaggtgaaattgcatatggtacttcagaatgatgtcaactTGAAAGCACTAacatttgaaaaaccatcagtcaaaatatatttgatttattaacacaaagatattgtggcaatgtggacatttacataaatacacttctttcagccattttgtattgcattccctATTCAATTTGACCCAATAGAAAGACGTGTTCTACAAttctgtaacaattttcaagtcgattggatctatagttcatgaggagaagggttttgaaggttgaaccaaatttggacagtacagcaaaatctgtcatggcggaccttatgggttcttgaggcttttttgttccccatgagaaataaggcatgtataccaaatttcagacattttggaataatggggcgctggggaaatcacgtagactttgggcgtggcttatagcgccacctatggcgtacatgggccattagcggtctgggagtagtgagtgacctgttgtatcattgggcctaatttgaaaaaatcgggtcaaggactttttgagctattaggccatttagcggagcaatataataataagaatactaacaaaaacaataggttcccttcAAACCGGAGGAACcttaataagaatactaacaaaaacaataggtttcctcctaacggaggaaccctaataaaactcttctgagataaaaaattagtaaaatgctttggtaaaaaggttttaagctgtcttttgaaaatgtctagcgtgtttggTTCCCTAATAATTATGGCTAATGtattccatagttttggggtgtAGTAGTTGACAAAGGccgcatcaccaatcttcttataaCTGCTTCTGGTAACCTCTAAtggtgttctagctggtgtgtagttgggtgtgctttgccctcggcaagggcacaacctttgttctctcacatatatattatttttatttctttttgcccccctaaaactcagtcaatatttggcctacatgcacaacctaggtgtcaaaagtttcgtctttcGACCCTAACccttgagttgcttctattgggatttacgttccgttgcatggtttaggctcaagttaagtttttgtggcgaaaagtgaagctaacgttggctaatttgctagtcacagtcactgacgttactaacgtcactacttCACtagcgtcacgaaaacacgcgtgactacctttggcagaacattcgtttcgcatctgttaacttgggggatagctagctaactatagctttactgcaaggcagctaatttgctagccacagtcactgacgttacaatgtcactacgtcacgaagtcactaatgtcacgaaaacacgcgtgactatctttggcagaacattagtttcgcatctgttaacttgggggatagacaagtttacgtgccaaatcccagggggccgccataactctacacaaatgcatttcatttccgccggaagtggtttgcaaagcgtctgccggtgtaaacacagcgatgttgatgctagcttgggatcacggttctactactttgacatacttgtcgtttgacatttactactggataagttgccaacgtcgtcgccatacttttaagtacattttagagtagatttatagttataaagcttttggcagtccatcattttgtagcttttaacatggagcaaaggcaatgtcagaagatgactttagtcggtgattcattagaacatttgttgtctagctcttcaatctctcagcaaaatgtaggctaattatttggctaaaggatgccacacgtatcagacagaagttgttctataaattcgtagcccgacattagaaacattaaaaacatttatagtcggttgactgatcgcgttgttgtacccagtcaaaggaataaacacacaggaacatcatgaacattcaatggtcttgccagttatcctggcaaaacatgtagcataatgttctttatttattgccaggacacggtccaagtaggacgttattaaagttctggtgctttctcgagtgtttgcaaccaactaccgcacacgtcgttcccgaaccaccTTTCTTCATGTtataaattgtatatcctctttgtcactgcgatatcagtgctttgtcggcacaacggagctatctagcaaaacaaacccagcccgccagaacggaagcgaattgcatcgaagggaggagtttaggaagtagagcggaaacggctcataaacttgtctatagctagactaactatagctttactgcaaggcagctgcagaaacgccactagcaaagaggccagggtgataactatttactcattttactttgtgatatgacacacaattgtgatgtgtaatgtacaatataagctgatattattaaggaagtacatctactttcggaaacagtagtctactatttcactgaagtattagcatcatgacattagcctgtgttgcccgggcaacacatactacagtggtctatgatgtatctgttttcaatcgttaaaataaacattcctcacatatacattttcgttgtaggatttattatgacattagattacaagtaaacgatttgtgggtgaaattatcattacctgtggtttcaatccagtgtatcactgcaacgctgtagcctacgcgacactacaaaaacatctacacagctgtttaggaagtcaaacggcgacagaacatgttcggcactccccttacttaaatcaaaagtctatctaactactaacctgaacttcattgccacagcctaaactttgtcaatctgttcatgaaaataattaatttcagcctaaaccgtacaacggaacgttaaatccaattcaaccaacgcaatcgctaccaagacgaacacagcagtagtgtaccgtagtagtacaatttaccggggcaccttctccacacagggctatatcgcattttgcgttgttgctgacaatgatcgctaccagcaagctttttatgaatgagcgattttccactaaataaatgtcaagcttatttatgctttggggggcatattttcagttagcagatggtactgtttgaatcgcgattccatcttctactgccggtaacgtcgtagaataatcttcaaagggggttctttgttaatgaCTGAATGcaacgagtaggctaaatgcttgaaaatatcacgagaagggaaaaacgtaaaaggacgtttaagtcatagagattaggtcaatttttacaccggtctgccaaatttattcgttttgattcaacgatgaggctgcctcttgcaggggaaatgagaagacatgagGAGAAGTGAGGAAGAACTATGTGAGGAGAAGGACCTTAAAgtaaattctgaaggtaacagggagccagagtAAAGTAGcaaggacaggactaatgtgttatcattttttagttttggttaataatcttgCTGCAgagttttgaatgagctgtagtctttcagtagttttcttgggaagaccagcgaaaagtgtgttacagtagtccagccagctggatataaaagcatgaattagcttctctgcatcattttgtttTATGGTCGTACCTTCGCTATATTCCTGAGGTGAaaaaaaagctgttttggtcacttta is from Osmerus mordax isolate fOsmMor3 chromosome 3, fOsmMor3.pri, whole genome shotgun sequence and encodes:
- the mfsd13al gene encoding transmembrane protein 180-like — protein: MTVEKPAPDARTSSSFNIMRHLAILGAHPAAMAYSMTTLGAGMMNSIFNFYYVKLFLDKYKIPEGAFYQSQVVYMIWNAVNDPLFGYLQDNSRVACCSRRRLSILYGAPFYALAFLLAWFPWRLYTSGDWLSGLHLVVTLCAFDGMLTFVLLAQCALFAEISSHHQSRLRLIKYNQVASLVGSSSVLFCGLVSSNMDYFPAFQGFTVLVAVLACGCMMYTGVHSESRFEGKGSTFGSSGSDDQSPSQSALSFSAVTSMTWQILGNRDFQLFVLMNFFQVFMLAFCNNFTMIFAEHLIPPDVLPSLAKSFMYGAGFICPQMLVLSSQSLLHSLGYYKIILCTFYIEAGMAVLMLLLGPHHYYILALFLTTNMVIIQAAFSLFNLPLADIIDSDLHQHKRSSPLSSMVFGTNALFTKPAQSLAPMMVVTILNQFGYEELKEAGSRASPGALESLHSVMFYLVCVLPMCVAALQALAWRPFSIRNSHTVDTKYIDG